One window of the Solanum stenotomum isolate F172 chromosome 11, ASM1918654v1, whole genome shotgun sequence genome contains the following:
- the LOC125843519 gene encoding probable serine/threonine-protein kinase At1g09600, translated as MGCICSKGSSEDEYVFEQKEVDKSSVHMVAPLHREEIKVDLVNPKIEIIPMNSKSKRTSESALISVLATKVEDDGKTRIIERPKEGHHKRRSTVDFGVQQSMSRVVSIPNAAKGELGAAGWPSWLTSVAAEAIQGWLPRSADSFEKLNKIGQGTYSSVYKARDLKTNKIVAMKKVRFVNMDPESVRFMAKEISILRKLDHPNVMKLEALVTSRISGSLYLVFEYMEHDLAGLAAAPRVKFTEAQIKCYMQQLLRGLEHCHSRGVLHRDIKGSNLLIDDNGVLKIGDFGLATTFEPNQTQPLTSRVVTLWYRAPELLLGTTEYGVAIDMWSAGCILAELSAGKPIMPGRTEVEQMHKIFKLCGSPSEEYWKKSKLPHATSFKPQHPYKRCVTDTFKDFPPSALALVDILLSIEPERRGTAYSALNSEFFSTKPLPCDPSSLPKYPPSKEYDAKIREEEARRRKAESVKGCGDESLSKSSRQSKGESTTESIAGQGQSNISISVKYNPLEESGSGFPIEPPRVKNRNGFIHSTSVIHPNAAGYSRKVKEDSCTSQHGGEFLRQGSHTSRAVGDFSSVHSKRDDGSSYGDSTVYVPKKSRLLCSGPLVPPGGSMEDMLKEHERQIQEAVRKARIEKGRTKKNCYDYD; from the exons ATGGGCTGCATTTGCTCAAAGGGTTCTTCCGAAGATGAATATGTTTTCGAACAAAAAGAAGTTGATAAATCTTCTGTACATATGGTTGCTCCCTTGCATAGAGAGGAGATTAAAGTAGACTTAGTTAATCCTAAGATTGAAATAATACCTATGAATTCTAAATCAAAGCGGACATCAGAATCTGCTCTTATTTCTGTCCTTGCAACAAAAGTTGAGGATGATGGAAAAACAAGAATTATCGAGAGGCCTAAGGAAGGCCATCACAAGAGGCGCTCCACCGTTGATTTTGGAGTGCAACAATCAATGTCTAGAGTTGTAAGCATACCTAATGCTGCAAAGGGTGAACTCGGAGCTGCAGGATGGCCATCGTGGCTTACTTCTGTCGCAGCTGAGGCTATTCAAGGGTGGCTTCCTCGAAGTGCAGActcatttgaaaaattaaataaa ATTGGTCAAGGAACATACAGTAGTGTGTACAAGGCCCGTGACCTTAAAACCAATAAAATTGTTGCAATGAAGAAAGTGAGATTTGTCAATATGGATCCAGAGAGTGTTCGCTTTATGGCAAAGGAAATATCTATTTTGCGTAAATTGGACCACCCAAATGTTATGAAACTTGAGGCTTTGGTCACATCTAGAATATCAGGTAGCTTATATCTTGTATTTGAATACATGGAACACGATCTTGCTGGACTTGCAGCAGCACCTCGGGTTAAGTTTACTGAAGCACAG ATTAAATGTTATATGCAACAATTGCTTCGTGGACTTGAACACTGTCATAGCCGGGGTGTACTTCATCGAGACATTAAGGGTTCAAACCTTCTCATTGATGATAATGGTGTTCTAAAGATTGGAGACTTTGGCTTGGCTACAACCTTTGAGCCCAACCAAACACAGCCATTAACAAGTCGTGTTGTAACTCTATGGTATAGAGCTCCTGAGCTTTTGCTTGGTACAACGGAATATGGAGTGGCCATAGATATGTGGAGTGCTGGCTGCATCCTCGCTGAATTATCTGCTGGAAAGCCTATCATGCCTGGAAGAACAGAG GTGGAGCAAATGCATAAGATTTTCAAACTTTGTGGTTCACCTTCCGAAGAATACTGGAAGAAATCAAAACTACCTCATGCTACTAGCTTTAAGCCACAACACCCATACAAGCGATGTGTCACTGATACATTCAAGGACTTTCCGCCTTCAGCTTTGGCCCTTGTTGACATCCTACTTTCAATAGAACCAGAAAGGCGTGGTACTGCTTATTCTGCACTCAACAGTGAG TTCTTCAGTACAAAGCCCTTACCTTGTGATCCATCTAGTTTACCCAAATATCCTCCAAGCAAGGAATATGATGCTAAGATTCGAGAAGAGGAAGCAAGAAG GCGGAAAGCTGAGAGTGTTAAAGGATGTGGAGATGAATCATTGAGCAAGTCGTCAAGGCAATCAAAGGGAGAAAGTACTACAGAATCCATTGCTGGGCAG GGACAATCAAATATCAGCATCAGTGTTAAATATAATCCTCTAGAAGAAAGTGGAAGTGGATTCCCTATTGAGCCACCAAGAGTGAAAAATAGGAACGGATTTATTCATTCAACTTCAGTGATCCATCCTAATGCAGCTGGATATTCTCGCAAAGTCAAAGAGGATTCATGTACATCCCAACACGGTGGAGAGTTTCTAAGACAGGGTTCTCACACGTCTCGAGCTGTAGGAGACTTTTCAAGTGTTCATTCAAAGAGGGATGACGGGTCATCTTATGGGGATTCAACG GTTTATGTGCCAAAGAAAAGTAGACTTCTTTGCTCTGGACCACTAGTGCCACCAGGGGGAAGTATGGAAGACATGTTAAAGGAACATGAGAGACAAATCCAAGAAGCAGTTCGAAAAGCACGTATAGAAAAAGGAAGGACCAAAAAGAATTGTTATGATTATGACTAG